CAAGGGGTTGGATGCGGTAAGGCAAGCCTAGTAGGGTCTTAGTAGGGCCTTCGGGCCGCAATAGCTCAGCTGGTAGAGCACGTCATTCGTAATGACGGGGTCGGGGGTTCGAATCCCTCTTGCGGCACCAAATCTACGGCGGTGAGCGCCACGCGGTTGCGTTCGTGTAGCGGTCGCCAGGACGAAAAGGTCAAACATCGCCCTGCGCTTTTGACGTCGTTCCGAAGCCGCTTGCTCCGTGAAGCCGACCACCCGGCACGCAAAGCGCTGCACCGATCATGAGCTCGGCTCACGGATTATTGCGGCTTGCGGATGCGCCTCTCCATGATTCATCCGCAGCCGATCCCTTGGACGCCTGCTTCACGACAGGCGACCAATCCAGCGATGCTCGAAAAGGAGCCCTCATGCCGCTGTTCACTGTGACCATGAAGGCCGGGCGGCTTCCCGAGGAGATCGAGGGTCTGTCGAATGCGATTCACGCCGCCAGCGTCGCTGCCGGCTACCCGGCGGACGATCTGTTCCAGCGCTTTGTTGAGCATCAACCCAGCCACCTGAAAGTCGACCCGCGATACCCGGGACTGCCGAAGGCGCGCACGGACCGAGTTCTCATCATCGAAGTCTTGGTGTCGTCAGGCACGGACGTCGAGAGGAAACGACTGCTCGTCGAAAGGCTCGTCGAAAAAATCGCGATCGCCGGGACCGACCCCAACGACATTATGGTTTTCTTCTTGGAAACCGACCGTGCGAGCGGGTCATTCGGGGGCGGCCAATTCGCGCCGCCAGTTGCCTTCTCGTAGAGCGCACAACATCGAACCAGTGATCCGAGCCATCAGGCAGCGACCGGCCTCGATTGGCCTCCAACATCCATCTCTGCGGTTCCCTCGTGCGGGCACCAGCAGAAATCTCATGGCGATAAGGTCTAGTTTCCCGTCCGGCCGGTATTGCACGCAACACAGATCCGCCCGCCTACGCCCCAGCCGCGACAAACGCCCGCCAGCCGCCCTTCACTTCGCGGGCGTGCTCGACCGCCCAGCGCTCGCAGAGAAAGCCGCTCGGCATCGAGCCGTCGCTCATCGCGATCCGGCCGATGCCGAGGGGCTGCGGGATGGCGGCGACGAAGCGGCCGAAGGCGGCGGGGGTGAGCGACCAGACCTCGGCGGGCACGCCGGGGCCGGCGAAGCCAGGGTCGCGCACGAGGCCGGGCTTCGGCGGCGTGGTGCCGGGCAGCGCGTAGAGCCGGTAGTCGGGCGCCGTCGTCACCGCGCGCAAAAGCCTGCCGCCGAGCGCGACGAGCTCCCCGTTGAGCGGCAGGCCGGAGAGATGCGCGCCGACGACTGCAAGCTCGATGCGATCGTCCGGCGACGCCGCCGGCGCGCGGCCCAAGGGCGCGCGGGCGCGGCCCGTGCCGCAGCCGGCGGCGCGATGCAGGGCATCGGCGAGCGGCGCCAGCGCGTCGTCGCTCGAGCCCGGGCCGACCAGCGTGACGCCGAAGGCGAGGCCGGCTGACGTGAAGCCGGCCGGCACGGCGATGGCTGCGAGACCCAAAAGGTTGGCGAAATTGGTGTAGTGGCCGAGCCGGCTGTTGAGGCTGATCGGATCGGCGCGCATCGCCTCGACCGTGTAGGTCGTCGGCGCCGTCGGCAGCAGCAGCGCGTCGCAGGCGGCCCACGTCGCCTCCGTGCGGCGGCGTAGCACCTCGAGCTTGTAGCGGCCGTTGAAGGCATCGACGGCGCTGAAGCGGCGCGCCCCCTCGATGATCGCGCGTACCGCCGGATCGAGATCGGCCGCGTGGCTGGCGGCGAACGCTTCGAGCGCGGCGAGGCGCTCGGCGACCCACGGCCCGTCGTAGAGCAGCACCGCGATCTCGCGGAACGGCGCGTAGTCGAACTCGACGACCTGCGCGTCGAGCCCCGCCAGACGCTCGACGGCGGCGGCGTAGAGCCGCTCGGCGTCGGCATCGCCATCGAACTCCCGCTCCCCGGCGCGCAAAACACCAATCCGCGGGTTCGGCGGCAGCGCGACCGGCGCGCCGATCCGCGAGAAGGCGTCGGCCGCATCGAAGCCTTCGGCGACGGCGCGGATCTCGACCGCGTCGGCGACCGACCCGGCGAAGATCGAGATCGTGTCGAGGCTGCGGCAGGCCGGCACCATGCCCGTCGCGCTGATCCGCCCCGGCGTCGGCTTGACGCCGACGATGTTGTTGAGCGCCGCCGGCACGCGGCCCGAGCCCGCCGTGTCGGTGCCGAGCGCAAAGGCGGCGAGACCGGCCGCAACCGCGACGCCGGAGCCCGAGCTGGAGCCGCCGGAGATGTAGGCGGCATCGAACACGCAGCGCGGCTCGCCGTACGGCGAGCGCGTGCCGTTGAGGCCCGTCGCGAACTGGTCGAGGTTGGTCTTGCCGACGACGAGCGCGCCCGCCGCGCGCAACCGCGCCACGGCGAAGGCGTCGCGCTCCGGCGTGTACGCGAAGGCGGGGCAGGCGGCCGTCGTCGTTAGGCCGGCGACGTCGATGTTGTCCTTCACGGCGAACGGCACGCCCCAGAGCGGCAGGCCGTTCGGCTCGGGCGCGCGCGAAAGCAGGTCCTCGGCCTGCCGCCGCAGCCCGTCGCGGTCGACGGCGGTGATGAAGATCGCCGGGTCGTTCGAGGCCGCCATGCGGGCGGCCAGCGCATCGGCGACCTCCAGCGGCGAGGTGCCGCCGGCGTAGAGCGCGCGCAGGCTCGCGAGATCGAGCATCTCCGGCAGCATGGTTCAGCCCTCCTCGAGGATCGCGACGAGGTCGCCGCCGCGCAGCGTCCGGCCCTCGGCGGTGCGCAGTTCAATGATCGTGCCGTTGGCCGGCGCCGGGATGGCGATCTCCATCTTCATCGATTCGAGGATCGCCACCGTCTCCCCCGCCGCAACGCGCTGGCCGGTGTCGACGAGCAGCTTCCAGACGTTGCCCGGCACCTGCGCGGCGATGGCGACGGCGCCCGGCGGCACCGCGCCGGGCTCGGCTGCTGCCGGCGCCTCGTCGGCATGGAAGACATCGAGGCCCTCGAGGCGCCAGCGCTCGCGCTCGGCGGCGAAGGCCGTCTGCTGGCGCGTGCGGGCGGCGGCAATCGCCCCGGCGTGCGGCGCCAGCGCCGCCTGGTGCTCGGCATACGAGAAATGCCCCTCCTCGATGCGCACGGGATAGGCGCCGTGCGGGAACGCCGCGCGCGCCTCGGCAAGCTCCTTACCGTCGACGGGGAAGAAGCGGATCTGGTCGAAGAAGCGCAAGAGCCACGGCGCCTCGGCAAACGGCCCGACCTTGCGCCAGGTGTTCCACACCTGGATGGTGCGGCCGAAGAGCTGGTAGCCGCCCGGCCCCTCCATGCCGTAGATGCACATGTAGGCGCCGCCGATGCCGACGGCGTTCTCCGGCGTCCAGGTGCGCGCCGGATTGTACTTGGTGGTGACCAAACGATGCCGCGGGTCGGTCGGCGTCGCCACCGGTGCGCCGAGATAGACGTCGCCGAGCCCCATGACGAGGTAGCTCGCATCGAAGACGATGCGGCGGACGTCGTCCTCGCTCTCGAGCCCGTTGATGCGCCGGATGAACTCGATGTTCGACGGGCACCACGGCGCATCGGGCCGCACGGTCTCCTGGTAGCGGCGCATCGCGAGCTCGGCCTGCGGATCGTTCCAGGAGAGCGGCAGGTGCACGATGCGGCTCGGCACGGTGACGGCGTCGGCCGGCGGCAGGCCGCGCTCGATCTCGCGCAGCAGATCGAGCACCTTGGCGCGGCCGACCTGCGTGCCGTCGTAATGCACCTGCAGCGAGCGGATGCCGGGCGTCAGATCGATCAGGCCGACGAGCTTCGACTCGGCGACGGCGGAGGCGAGCAGATGCACGCGCAGGCGCAGCGCGATGTCGAGCGCCATCGGGCCGTACTCGACGAGGATGTTGTCGTCGCCCTGCCGGCGGTAGACGGCGGGGATCGCGCCGTGCTCGACGGCGAGGATCGGGCTGCCAAGGCCGTCGGCGGGACGCTGATAGTGCGGCAGGCCGAGCGCGGCATCCTCCGGCCGCGGCGCGGCGACGAAGCGCACGCTGTCGCCGGGCTTCAGCTGGCCGAGCTTCCATAGATCGTCGCGCGCGACGACGGCGGGGCACACGAAGCCGCCGAGGCTCGGGCCGTCCGGCCCCAGCAGGATCGGCATGTCGCCGGTGAAGTCGATCGCGCCGATGGCGTAAGCGTTGTCGTGCAGGTTGGAGGGATGCAGGCCGGCCTCGCCGCCGTCCGGCCGCGCCCAGCGCGGCGTCGGGCCGACGAGGCGCACGCCGGTGCGCGCCGAGTTGAAGTGCACCTCGTAGGTCGCGGCGAAGAGGTCGGCGATGTCTTCCTCGCGGAAGAAGTCCGGCGCGCCGTGCGGGCCGTAGACGACGGCAAGCGTCCAGGCTTGCGTCAGCGGGGCGGGCTCGGGAGGCTCCGCGGTGACAGCCGGGCGGTCGGCGAGGTGCAGCACGTCGCCGGTCTTCAGCGTGCCGGTCGCGTGGCCGCCGAAGCCGCCGAGTGCGAAGGTGGCACGCGAGCCGAGCACGTCGGGCGCCCCGAAGCCGCCGCGCACCGCGAGATAGGCGCGCTGGCCGGGGCCCGCGATGGCGCCGATTACCAGCGTCTGGCCCGCGGCGACGCGGAAGGGCGCGTCGTGCGGCACGTCCGCGCCGTCGAGCTTCGCCGGCATGCAGGCGCCGGCGATCGCCACCTCGGCGTCGGCGTGGAAGCGAAGCGTCGGGCCGGCGACGGTCATCTCAAGCGCGACCGCGGCAGGGTCGTTGGCGACCAAAGCATTGGTGCGCGCGGAAGAGCGCGGGTCCATCGGTCCGGACGGCGGCACGCCGACGTGCCACAAGCCGAGCCGGCCGGGCATTTCCTGCAGGCTCGATTGCGCGCCAGGCGTCACGACCTCGATGCTGCGCGGCTGGTAGACGAAGTCGCGCAGGGCCGACGTCGTGACGCGGGCCTCCGCAAACATCGGCGACGCGGCGATCGCGCGAAGGTACTCGAGGTTCGTTTCCAGGCCGGAAACGCGGGTGCCGGCGAGCGCCTCGCGCAGCGCCGCGACGGCGGTCGCGCGGTCCGCACCGGCGACGATGATCTTCGCCAGCATCGGGTCGTAGTTCGCGGTGACGTCGGTGCCGCGCTCGATCCAGGTGTCGATGCGCGCGTCCGCGGGCCACGCAACCTCTGTAAGGAGGCCGGCACTTGGGCGGAAGCCGGCATGCGGCATCTCCGCGTAGAGCCGCGCCTCGATCGCGGCGCCGCGCGGCACGAGCGGGCCTTTGGCGAGCGCGTCGCCGATCGGATCCTCGCCCGCGGCCTGGCGGATCATCCACTCGACGAGATCGACGCCGAACACCGCCTCCGTCACCGGATGCTCGACCTGCAGCCGCGTGTTGACCTCGAGGAACGAGACGTCCTCGCGCGCCGCATCGTAGATGAACTCCACCGTGCCGGCCGATTCGTAGGCGACGCTCTCGCAGAGACGTACGGCGGCGGCGTGCAGGCGTGTGCGCACGGCATCCGGCAGGTCGGGGGCCGGCGTTTCCTCCAAAACCTTCTGGTTGCGCCGCTGCAGCGAGCAGTCGCGCTCGCCGAGCGCCACCACCTTGCCGCGCCCGTCGCCGAACACCTGCACCTCGACGTGGCGCGCGACGGCGACGAAGCGCTCGAGGTAGACGCGGGCGTCGCCGAAGCTCGCCTTCGCCGTGCGCTCCACGGCGGCGTATTTTTCGCGCAGCGTGGCGGCGTCGGGACACAGCACCATGCCGATGCCGCCGCCGCCGGCGGTCGACTTCAGCATGACCGAGTAGCCGACGCGGTCGGCCGCGGCGAGCGCGGCCTCGACGTCGTCGAGCAGGTCGGAGCCCGGCAGCAGCGGCACGTCGCTGGCGGCGGCGAGCGCCCGCGCGGTGTGCTTGAGGCCGAAGTCGCGCAGGTGCGCCGGCTTCGGCCCGACGAAAGCGATGCCCTCCGCCTTAAGCCGCTCGGCGAAGCCGGCGTTTTCCGACAGGAAGCCGTAGCCCGGATGCACGGCCTCGGCGCCGGTCGCCCGGCACGCCGCGACGACCGCCTCGACGTCGAGGTAGCTCTGCGCCGCGGGTGCGGGGCCGAGCCGGACCGCCTCGTCGGCATCGAGCACCGGCCGCGTGAAGCGGTCGGCATCCGAGTAGACGGCAACGGTAGCGATGCCCAGGCGCCGGCACGTGCGGATCACCCGCGCGGCGATCTCGCCGCGGTTGGCGATGAGAAGCTTCTTGAACATGCTAGCCGAGGATCGTGACGCGGATCGGCGTCGGGTCGAAGCCGTTGCAGGGATTGTTGATCTGCGGACAGTTCGAGATCGCACAGATCACGTCGATCTCGGCCAGGAGCTCGATCGTGTCGCCGGGCTTGGAGACGCCGTCGACGACGGTGATCGCGCCGGACGGCTCGATCGGCACGTTCATGAAGAAGTTCAGGTTCGGCACGATGTCGCGCTTCGTGAGCCCGTAGCGCGACATGATGAGCGCGAAGTTCTCGCGGCAGGCGTGCTGGTAGCGCGTCTCGTGGCCGAAGCGGACGGTGTTGGATTCGCACGAGCAGGCGCCGGCGCAGGTGTCGTGCAGGCCGCAGGAGTCGGCCACCACCGTGAGCATGACGTTGCCGCGGTTCGACATGATCTTCGTGCCGGTCGAGACGTAGGCCGAGCCCTGCTCGCGCAGCGTATCCTGCGCGGAATAACGCTCGCCCATGTCGGCGGCGGCGTAGAAG
This Beijerinckiaceae bacterium RH AL1 DNA region includes the following protein-coding sequences:
- the atzF gene encoding Allophanate hydrolase (ID:RHAL1_02930;~source:Prodigal:2.6), whose product is MLPEMLDLASLRALYAGGTSPLEVADALAARMAASNDPAIFITAVDRDGLRRQAEDLLSRAPEPNGLPLWGVPFAVKDNIDVAGLTTTAACPAFAYTPERDAFAVARLRAAGALVVGKTNLDQFATGLNGTRSPYGEPRCVFDAAYISGGSSSGSGVAVAAGLAAFALGTDTAGSGRVPAALNNIVGVKPTPGRISATGMVPACRSLDTISIFAGSVADAVEIRAVAEGFDAADAFSRIGAPVALPPNPRIGVLRAGEREFDGDADAERLYAAAVERLAGLDAQVVEFDYAPFREIAVLLYDGPWVAERLAALEAFAASHAADLDPAVRAIIEGARRFSAVDAFNGRYKLEVLRRRTEATWAACDALLLPTAPTTYTVEAMRADPISLNSRLGHYTNFANLLGLAAIAVPAGFTSAGLAFGVTLVGPGSSDDALAPLADALHRAAGCGTGRARAPLGRAPAASPDDRIELAVVGAHLSGLPLNGELVALGGRLLRAVTTAPDYRLYALPGTTPPKPGLVRDPGFAGPGVPAEVWSLTPAAFGRFVAAIPQPLGIGRIAMSDGSMPSGFLCERWAVEHAREVKGGWRAFVAAGA
- a CDS encoding 4-oxalocrotonate tautomerase (ID:RHAL1_02929;~source:Prodigal:2.6) codes for the protein MPLFTVTMKAGRLPEEIEGLSNAIHAASVAAGYPADDLFQRFVEHQPSHLKVDPRYPGLPKARTDRVLIIEVLVSSGTDVERKRLLVERLVEKIAIAGTDPNDIMVFFLETDRASGSFGGGQFAPPVAFS
- a CDS encoding Urea carboxylase (ID:RHAL1_02931;~source:Prodigal:2.6), with product MFKKLLIANRGEIAARVIRTCRRLGIATVAVYSDADRFTRPVLDADEAVRLGPAPAAQSYLDVEAVVAACRATGAEAVHPGYGFLSENAGFAERLKAEGIAFVGPKPAHLRDFGLKHTARALAAASDVPLLPGSDLLDDVEAALAAADRVGYSVMLKSTAGGGGIGMVLCPDAATLREKYAAVERTAKASFGDARVYLERFVAVARHVEVQVFGDGRGKVVALGERDCSLQRRNQKVLEETPAPDLPDAVRTRLHAAAVRLCESVAYESAGTVEFIYDAAREDVSFLEVNTRLQVEHPVTEAVFGVDLVEWMIRQAAGEDPIGDALAKGPLVPRGAAIEARLYAEMPHAGFRPSAGLLTEVAWPADARIDTWIERGTDVTANYDPMLAKIIVAGADRATAVAALREALAGTRVSGLETNLEYLRAIAASPMFAEARVTTSALRDFVYQPRSIEVVTPGAQSSLQEMPGRLGLWHVGVPPSGPMDPRSSARTNALVANDPAAVALEMTVAGPTLRFHADAEVAIAGACMPAKLDGADVPHDAPFRVAAGQTLVIGAIAGPGQRAYLAVRGGFGAPDVLGSRATFALGGFGGHATGTLKTGDVLHLADRPAVTAEPPEPAPLTQAWTLAVVYGPHGAPDFFREEDIADLFAATYEVHFNSARTGVRLVGPTPRWARPDGGEAGLHPSNLHDNAYAIGAIDFTGDMPILLGPDGPSLGGFVCPAVVARDDLWKLGQLKPGDSVRFVAAPRPEDAALGLPHYQRPADGLGSPILAVEHGAIPAVYRRQGDDNILVEYGPMALDIALRLRVHLLASAVAESKLVGLIDLTPGIRSLQVHYDGTQVGRAKVLDLLREIERGLPPADAVTVPSRIVHLPLSWNDPQAELAMRRYQETVRPDAPWCPSNIEFIRRINGLESEDDVRRIVFDASYLVMGLGDVYLGAPVATPTDPRHRLVTTKYNPARTWTPENAVGIGGAYMCIYGMEGPGGYQLFGRTIQVWNTWRKVGPFAEAPWLLRFFDQIRFFPVDGKELAEARAAFPHGAYPVRIEEGHFSYAEHQAALAPHAGAIAAARTRQQTAFAAERERWRLEGLDVFHADEAPAAAEPGAVPPGAVAIAAQVPGNVWKLLVDTGQRVAAGETVAILESMKMEIAIPAPANGTIIELRTAEGRTLRGGDLVAILEEG
- a CDS encoding Urea carboxylase (ID:RHAL1_02932;~source:Prodigal:2.6), translated to MTNDTIILDETVAATRPWSGLVRAGQRLRIEDSGGCQAVDTLFYAAADMGERYSAQDTLREQGSAYVSTGTKIMSNRGNVMLTVVADSCGLHDTCAGACSCESNTVRFGHETRYQHACRENFALIMSRYGLTKRDIVPNLNFFMNVPIEPSGAITVVDGVSKPGDTIELLAEIDVICAISNCPQINNPCNGFDPTPIRVTILG